Proteins found in one Bremerella volcania genomic segment:
- a CDS encoding thioredoxin family protein: MMFRVFFLCLAVFLTLTAIQAGEFNPVLSVGDVVQPWENLPGTDGEPHSWKDLKDKKAIVIAFTCNTCPYAIDYQDRLKKLARKWASDDRVALIAVNSNLIDDDSLEAMKERAKAEEFTFPYLKDEKQELGKAWGATRTPEFFVIDSERKVVYMGAMDDDTNAAEATVNYVDKAVEATLAGKNPEVQETVAIGCNIRYKRSRR; this comes from the coding sequence ATGATGTTTCGTGTTTTTTTCTTGTGTCTTGCGGTTTTCCTAACACTTACCGCGATCCAAGCCGGAGAGTTCAACCCGGTTCTCTCGGTGGGGGACGTCGTCCAGCCATGGGAAAACCTGCCAGGGACTGATGGGGAACCGCATAGCTGGAAAGACCTCAAGGATAAGAAAGCGATTGTCATTGCGTTTACTTGCAATACCTGTCCCTACGCCATCGACTATCAAGATCGTCTCAAGAAGCTTGCCCGGAAGTGGGCCAGCGATGACCGAGTCGCCCTGATTGCCGTGAACTCGAACCTGATTGATGACGATTCCCTGGAAGCAATGAAAGAACGCGCCAAGGCAGAAGAGTTCACGTTCCCCTATCTCAAGGACGAGAAGCAAGAATTAGGAAAAGCCTGGGGAGCCACGCGAACCCCTGAGTTCTTCGTCATCGACAGCGAACGAAAGGTCGTCTACATGGGAGCCATGGATGACGACACCAACGCCGCGGAAGCGACGGTCAACTACGTCGACAAAGCGGTCGAAGCTACCCTGGCCGGCAAGAACCCGGAAGTTCAAGAGACGGTCGCGATTGGTTGCAACATTCGCTACAAGCGGTCGCGCCGATAA
- a CDS encoding VOC family protein — protein sequence MELFAVEIRTAQWQPMILWYTAALNMKAAVRSAEEGYALLAGRGWRLSLLELQEDEPRDHSAISLALEVEDLAVARERIEPYLMEPSTPIEMSEEGFLQWGTTDPDGNRIKLFQFVAVD from the coding sequence ATGGAACTATTCGCGGTTGAGATTCGGACGGCGCAGTGGCAGCCGATGATCCTGTGGTATACGGCGGCATTGAACATGAAGGCCGCCGTCCGCAGTGCGGAAGAGGGATATGCCTTACTGGCCGGACGAGGCTGGCGGCTGTCGCTTCTGGAACTGCAGGAAGACGAACCCCGCGATCATTCGGCAATTAGTCTGGCGCTTGAGGTCGAGGATTTAGCAGTTGCCCGAGAACGGATCGAGCCCTACTTGATGGAACCTTCCACACCCATCGAGATGAGCGAAGAGGGATTCCTGCAGTGGGGGACGACCGATCCTGACGGCAATCGCATCAAGCTGTTTCAGTTTGTGGCCGTCGATTAA
- a CDS encoding alkaline phosphatase D family protein, which yields MPNFLPIDRRLFLKSSVASAAMAASASAREPQGVELLVYQATGLRIGEVTPTTAIVWTRLTKNPTRNNDGIVFKKRGKSEEALKTPVEQIEGACPGQPGKIRLLYGTDLNPDNLSVTEWVTVDAESDFIHQFLLQDLKPGSQYHVMCQTSVEGQEHGLRAGTFRTAPKPEEAKPVRFCVMTCQGYPDRDHPDGHPIYPSMTAKDPDFISLTGDLVYYDNDAPSAMTIDLAHLHWQRMFSLPRLVDTLSHTSTYWLKDDHDTLDNDSWPGQKYGEVTFEEGQRIFRQQAPLGSDSYRTFRWGKDLQIWLTDGRDFRSPNKMQDGPDKTIWGAEQKAWFKRTVQESDATWKVLISPTPIVGPDRKGKNDNHANEGFAHEGNELRHWLQENVPDNFFVICGDRHWQYHSVDPDTGVKEFSVGAASNSHAGGTPGRNPKIHRFHKVQGGFLNVLVEPKQDESEIIFQLCDVDGNVAFEQRFERARVM from the coding sequence ATGCCCAACTTTCTGCCCATCGATCGTCGTCTCTTCCTGAAGTCTTCTGTCGCATCCGCTGCCATGGCTGCGTCGGCTAGTGCTCGAGAGCCTCAAGGAGTTGAGTTGCTGGTTTACCAGGCCACAGGCCTGCGCATCGGGGAGGTCACACCCACGACCGCGATTGTCTGGACACGCCTGACGAAGAACCCGACGCGCAACAACGACGGAATTGTCTTCAAGAAGCGAGGCAAGTCGGAAGAGGCCCTAAAGACGCCGGTCGAGCAGATCGAAGGGGCTTGTCCCGGTCAGCCTGGTAAGATTCGTTTGCTCTACGGAACCGATCTCAATCCCGACAACCTATCGGTAACCGAGTGGGTGACGGTCGATGCGGAATCGGACTTCATTCACCAGTTTCTATTGCAGGATTTGAAGCCCGGCTCGCAGTACCATGTGATGTGCCAAACTTCCGTCGAGGGGCAAGAGCATGGGCTTCGCGCGGGCACGTTTCGCACGGCACCGAAGCCCGAGGAAGCGAAGCCGGTTCGCTTTTGCGTGATGACGTGCCAGGGGTATCCTGATCGCGATCATCCCGATGGGCATCCGATTTATCCTTCCATGACCGCGAAAGATCCCGACTTCATTTCCTTGACCGGCGATTTGGTCTACTACGATAACGACGCTCCCAGCGCGATGACGATTGATCTGGCGCACCTGCATTGGCAGCGGATGTTCAGCTTGCCGCGGCTGGTCGATACGCTAAGTCACACTTCGACCTATTGGCTGAAAGACGATCACGACACGCTCGACAACGATTCTTGGCCGGGGCAGAAGTATGGGGAAGTTACGTTTGAAGAGGGGCAGCGAATTTTCCGGCAGCAGGCCCCGCTGGGAAGCGACTCGTATCGAACGTTTCGTTGGGGTAAGGATCTGCAAATCTGGCTGACCGACGGCCGCGACTTCCGCTCGCCGAACAAGATGCAGGATGGGCCTGACAAAACGATTTGGGGAGCCGAGCAGAAGGCCTGGTTCAAGCGGACGGTTCAAGAGAGCGACGCGACCTGGAAGGTCCTGATCAGTCCGACGCCGATCGTCGGTCCCGACCGCAAGGGGAAGAACGACAACCATGCCAACGAAGGATTCGCCCATGAAGGCAACGAGCTCCGGCATTGGCTGCAGGAAAACGTGCCGGACAATTTCTTCGTGATCTGTGGCGATCGTCACTGGCAATACCACTCGGTCGATCCGGATACGGGCGTCAAAGAGTTCAGCGTGGGGGCGGCCAGTAACTCGCACGCCGGGGGAACGCCGGGACGAAACCCGAAGATCCATCGCTTCCACAAGGTACAAGGGGGATTCTTGAATGTCCTGGTGGAACCGAAGCAGGACGAATCGGAAATCATTTTCCAACTGTGTGACGTCGATGGAAACGTGGCCTTCGAGCAGCGTTTCGAGCGCGCTCGCGTGATGTGA
- a CDS encoding TIGR04222 domain-containing membrane protein produces the protein MDAQAQALWSKIEAFSFDQPGATLTFAARLARENGWRLGFAQRVIDEYRRFLFLSMVAGHPVSPSEAVDQAWHLHLTYTKSYWQALCGEILPRPLHHCPTQGRREETEKFDDWYTKTLASYQSYFGQAPPSDIWPPVGEQFESVVDSRWVNQNEYFIIPRNPLKWLALILLVLLPMVCLGGCQADPVATVSPLDFDGPTFLKFYAIAGGIFLVIALGIRFLMPIPDPPIPVEIDDPSLAAYLAQGPRGLVIATIAKLIQDRKIELAEGSYSGGRVEKQLVPLNAPDTGASTLEHHVYHEVKNSGKDNLQTVVANSIPIAKETGAKLTEMGLFEPNPYEPIARRWVPSLIMLGVFGLGCAKLVIGITREKPIFFLLLMVFAALVSCIWLAVRRGRTSRGNAILSEWQEEHAHLNPMAPGSSITTADDYFLAAGLFGITAFASGDLYPLSEEFRAAQNSGWGGFGGGCGGDSGCGGGGCGSGCGGGGCGGCGGD, from the coding sequence ATGGACGCACAAGCGCAGGCATTGTGGAGCAAGATTGAAGCGTTCTCGTTCGACCAGCCCGGGGCAACGCTCACGTTTGCCGCCAGGCTCGCCCGCGAAAACGGCTGGCGACTTGGCTTCGCCCAGCGTGTGATCGACGAGTATCGCCGGTTTCTCTTCCTCTCGATGGTCGCCGGACACCCCGTAAGCCCATCCGAAGCAGTCGACCAGGCCTGGCACTTGCATCTGACGTATACCAAGTCGTACTGGCAAGCGCTTTGCGGCGAGATATTACCGCGTCCTCTGCATCATTGCCCCACGCAAGGACGCCGGGAAGAAACCGAGAAGTTCGACGACTGGTACACGAAGACCCTGGCAAGCTACCAGTCCTATTTCGGCCAGGCTCCTCCCTCGGATATCTGGCCACCCGTCGGCGAGCAATTTGAGTCGGTCGTCGATAGCCGCTGGGTCAACCAGAATGAGTACTTCATCATCCCTCGCAATCCGCTTAAGTGGCTGGCGTTGATTCTGCTGGTGCTGCTGCCGATGGTATGCCTGGGTGGCTGCCAGGCGGATCCCGTGGCGACCGTTTCCCCACTCGATTTCGATGGGCCAACGTTCCTCAAATTCTATGCGATTGCCGGGGGGATCTTCCTGGTGATTGCACTCGGCATTCGTTTTCTGATGCCGATTCCCGATCCCCCCATCCCAGTCGAAATCGACGATCCGAGCCTCGCCGCTTACCTTGCCCAAGGGCCCAGGGGACTGGTGATCGCCACCATCGCCAAGCTCATCCAAGATCGCAAAATCGAACTGGCCGAAGGGAGCTACTCAGGTGGTCGCGTCGAGAAACAATTGGTGCCCCTCAATGCACCAGACACGGGCGCATCGACGTTGGAACATCACGTTTACCACGAGGTGAAGAACTCCGGTAAAGACAATCTCCAAACGGTAGTCGCCAACTCGATTCCGATCGCCAAGGAAACAGGCGCCAAGCTGACCGAAATGGGGCTCTTCGAGCCGAACCCCTACGAGCCTATCGCACGGCGGTGGGTCCCTTCGTTGATCATGCTGGGGGTCTTTGGGTTGGGGTGTGCCAAGCTCGTTATCGGCATCACGCGCGAGAAGCCCATTTTCTTCCTGTTGCTGATGGTCTTTGCCGCGTTGGTTAGTTGCATCTGGCTCGCCGTTCGTCGCGGTCGTACTTCCAGAGGCAACGCGATTCTCTCGGAGTGGCAAGAGGAACACGCGCATCTCAACCCGATGGCACCAGGCTCAAGCATTACGACAGCGGACGACTACTTCCTGGCCGCCGGGCTCTTCGGCATTACCGCTTTCGCCTCCGGCGACCTCTATCCGCTTTCGGAAGAATTCCGCGCAGCACAAAACTCTGGTTGGGGAGGTTTCGGCGGGGGCTGTGGAGGCGATTCGGGTTGCGGTGGTGGAGGCTGTGGCAGTGGCTGCGGCGGGGGAGGTTGTGGAGGATGCGGAGGAGACTAA
- a CDS encoding CPXCG motif-containing cysteine-rich protein, which produces MMQTEITYICNACGEDIVIPLDPSQGSEQQFVEDCPVCCRPHVIHIQIDPNGEATAWAEPEQDYD; this is translated from the coding sequence ATGATGCAAACGGAAATCACGTACATCTGCAACGCGTGTGGCGAGGACATCGTCATCCCGCTCGACCCATCGCAAGGGAGCGAACAACAGTTCGTGGAAGACTGCCCGGTGTGTTGTCGACCGCACGTGATTCATATTCAAATTGATCCGAACGGCGAAGCAACGGCCTGGGCTGAACCCGAGCAAGACTACGACTAG
- a CDS encoding NfeD family protein, producing the protein MDQPIHPGTIGKTVGALRPAGHVEIHGHTHNARSEMDWIDDGQEVVVTRRSSNSLIVRTRQDGEEVSIDDRIDLTQPIAAEDDVDLTAPPSVVEKVNPLYWSMGLACVVGSIAMWMGTPIDFGIILVPICGVLSGVIYRWTIGSAAESTAPREDHRTLARALAYAMIGMTIAGAFFGVAIFGNFAALSIGLVAGTFFGAAMCWLLILFTHAF; encoded by the coding sequence ATGGATCAACCCATTCACCCAGGTACCATAGGGAAAACCGTGGGAGCACTTCGTCCCGCTGGTCACGTCGAGATCCACGGCCACACACACAACGCCCGCAGCGAGATGGATTGGATCGACGATGGGCAAGAGGTTGTGGTGACCCGTCGAAGTTCGAACAGCCTGATTGTCCGGACGCGACAAGACGGAGAGGAGGTTTCCATCGACGATCGCATTGACCTGACCCAGCCCATCGCCGCCGAGGACGATGTGGATCTTACGGCCCCTCCCTCGGTCGTCGAGAAGGTAAATCCTCTTTACTGGAGCATGGGCCTGGCATGCGTTGTCGGCAGCATTGCGATGTGGATGGGAACGCCGATCGATTTCGGGATCATCCTTGTGCCGATCTGCGGCGTCCTCTCAGGCGTCATTTATCGATGGACGATTGGCTCCGCGGCGGAATCGACAGCGCCCCGTGAAGACCATCGCACGCTGGCGAGAGCCCTGGCGTACGCGATGATCGGAATGACGATAGCCGGGGCGTTTTTTGGCGTCGCGATCTTCGGAAACTTCGCCGCGTTGTCAATTGGCCTCGTAGCAGGAACCTTCTTCGGTGCTGCCATGTGTTGGCTGCTGATTCTGTTTACGCACGCGTTTTAA
- a CDS encoding efflux RND transporter permease subunit: MNFITLAVRQPITVAVGVILSIMAGVLAFTRMPIRMTPEVESVVVSVMTYWENASAQEIESDVVEEQEQRLGDLSGLVSMTSISQPGSGQIRLEFMTGTNIDEAMAEVDQKLSEVSGYPAEVDQPQVEDFDPESVDYIAWIGLASTDPNFDATTLYDFMERRLRPRFERIPGVSQVGIRGAREKEVQIRVDPVALSQRGITYQELVNALQYNNGNFSGGKLPEGKSDIRVRSVGRFRDAQWVESLVIRREQTGPIYLRDVATVQEAHKEMTEWVRARGQTMPFFSFMLESGGNLLETMDGIKQELDELNKPGGVLEQEAKRLGVNGTLELVQTYDATTYVVDAIALVESNILMGSLLAVLTLLLFLRSLRTIGIIAIAIPISTVIAVVVMVALGRSMNIISLAGMAFAVGMVVDNAIVVIENIFRHIEMGKSATKAAVDGTQEVSGAVLASTLTTLVVFFPILLIEEQAGQLFRDIALAIMAAVGVSFIVSTTVIPSAAGQWLKAKSIQQHAHESAVMKNPDAKPKTFGARVWKLLVALTDVPAMVGNTVYALIGNWTTRLLVIGGFGVATIVGIWLLVPPLDYLPTGNRNIVLGMLLPPPGYNVEQLSEIGARMESKIKPAWEAAGDKFGAEAVVRGGEWDGEDKRQPVPMMGSDEMVMPPPLDHYFLVAWDGRVFQVAISKDKEKVVDTLPLFTAAAGGDQAPGVINFAFQMPLFRTGGTTGSAIKIDLVGDDLDRVSGAAGALLGTLMEKYGPYSVTPEPVNFSLPTPEIRITPNDERLQDVNMTRRDIGLAVAASGDGILLPRSFDVGGELKDLKIVNIEALESDPTNAMFNSPIATPSGSVVDLESLATPERVEAADQIKHVDRRRAVTLQFTPPQGLPLQEAINEVHTTVANLREAGAISPDVDMQLAGSAGQLAQIRQALMGDGTILGTLFSSLFLALVIVYLLMVVLFQSWSYPLVIMVSVPLALLGGFAGLALVHQWSVADRYMPVQNMDVLTILGFVILAGVVVNNAILIVYQTINFLQGRSEEGDDVSDLSPREAIAKSVESRVRPILMSTLTSVGGMLPLVLMPGSGSELYRGLGAVVVGGLVVSTVFTMFLVPVLLSVLFDIWKPQQVEMDV; this comes from the coding sequence ATGAACTTCATCACGCTCGCGGTCAGGCAGCCCATCACGGTCGCGGTGGGAGTGATTCTCAGCATCATGGCCGGTGTCCTGGCATTCACGCGAATGCCCATTCGGATGACGCCGGAGGTCGAGTCGGTCGTCGTTTCCGTGATGACCTACTGGGAAAACGCGTCGGCCCAAGAGATTGAGTCGGACGTGGTCGAAGAACAGGAGCAGCGGCTCGGCGATCTTTCCGGGCTCGTTTCGATGACCAGCATCAGCCAGCCAGGTTCGGGCCAGATCCGTCTTGAATTCATGACCGGCACGAACATCGACGAGGCGATGGCCGAAGTCGATCAGAAGCTGTCGGAAGTTTCCGGCTATCCTGCTGAAGTCGATCAACCGCAGGTCGAAGACTTCGATCCCGAATCGGTCGACTACATCGCTTGGATCGGGCTGGCATCGACCGACCCGAACTTCGACGCAACCACTTTGTACGACTTCATGGAGCGCCGGTTGCGTCCCCGTTTCGAGCGAATCCCCGGCGTTTCCCAGGTCGGCATCCGAGGTGCCCGCGAGAAGGAAGTGCAAATCCGTGTCGATCCAGTGGCGCTATCGCAGCGGGGGATTACCTACCAGGAACTGGTTAACGCCCTGCAGTACAACAACGGCAACTTCTCGGGCGGCAAGCTGCCGGAAGGGAAGAGCGACATTCGCGTGCGAAGCGTCGGCCGATTTCGCGACGCCCAATGGGTCGAGAGCCTGGTGATTCGACGCGAGCAAACTGGACCCATCTATCTGCGAGACGTGGCGACCGTTCAGGAAGCCCATAAGGAGATGACCGAATGGGTGCGGGCCCGCGGTCAAACGATGCCCTTCTTCAGCTTCATGCTGGAAAGTGGCGGGAATCTGTTGGAGACCATGGACGGGATCAAGCAGGAACTCGACGAGCTGAACAAGCCCGGCGGTGTGCTGGAGCAAGAGGCGAAGCGGCTGGGTGTCAACGGTACGCTTGAGCTGGTGCAAACCTACGACGCCACTACGTACGTGGTCGATGCGATTGCCCTGGTCGAAAGCAATATCTTGATGGGTAGCTTGCTGGCCGTTCTGACGCTGCTTCTGTTTCTGCGGTCGCTGCGCACGATTGGGATCATTGCGATTGCGATTCCCATTTCGACCGTCATTGCGGTGGTGGTGATGGTGGCGCTCGGGCGCTCGATGAATATCATCTCGCTGGCCGGGATGGCGTTCGCCGTGGGGATGGTGGTCGATAATGCGATCGTCGTGATCGAGAACATCTTCCGCCACATCGAAATGGGCAAGTCGGCTACCAAGGCGGCCGTCGATGGAACGCAGGAAGTCTCCGGAGCGGTGCTCGCTTCCACGCTGACGACGCTGGTGGTCTTTTTTCCGATTCTGTTGATTGAAGAACAAGCCGGGCAACTTTTCCGCGACATTGCCTTGGCGATCATGGCCGCGGTGGGGGTGAGCTTCATCGTCTCGACGACCGTCATTCCTTCGGCCGCTGGGCAGTGGCTTAAAGCGAAATCGATTCAGCAGCATGCTCACGAGTCGGCGGTGATGAAGAATCCCGACGCCAAGCCAAAGACATTCGGGGCACGCGTCTGGAAGCTTTTGGTCGCGCTGACCGACGTACCGGCGATGGTGGGCAATACGGTCTACGCATTGATCGGCAATTGGACGACCCGCTTGCTGGTGATTGGTGGGTTTGGCGTCGCGACGATCGTGGGCATTTGGCTCTTGGTGCCCCCACTCGATTATCTTCCGACCGGTAATCGCAATATCGTGCTGGGGATGTTGCTTCCTCCACCTGGGTACAACGTCGAGCAGCTCTCCGAGATTGGTGCTCGCATGGAATCCAAAATCAAGCCCGCCTGGGAAGCGGCCGGCGACAAGTTCGGAGCCGAGGCCGTAGTTCGCGGCGGTGAGTGGGACGGCGAGGACAAGCGTCAGCCGGTACCGATGATGGGCTCGGACGAGATGGTGATGCCACCACCTTTGGATCACTACTTCCTGGTTGCCTGGGATGGCCGCGTGTTTCAAGTCGCCATCTCGAAGGATAAGGAAAAGGTCGTCGACACGCTTCCGCTTTTCACCGCGGCGGCGGGTGGCGATCAGGCGCCAGGGGTGATCAACTTCGCGTTCCAGATGCCGCTGTTCCGCACCGGCGGTACGACGGGCTCGGCCATCAAGATCGACCTGGTGGGTGATGACCTGGATCGCGTCAGTGGTGCGGCAGGGGCCCTGCTAGGCACGCTGATGGAAAAGTACGGACCGTACAGCGTGACCCCAGAACCGGTGAATTTCTCGCTGCCGACGCCGGAAATTCGGATCACTCCAAATGATGAACGCCTGCAAGACGTGAACATGACTCGGCGCGATATTGGACTGGCCGTGGCGGCAAGTGGGGATGGGATCTTGCTGCCACGGTCTTTCGACGTCGGCGGGGAACTGAAGGACTTGAAGATCGTCAACATCGAAGCACTCGAGAGCGATCCGACCAACGCGATGTTCAATTCGCCGATCGCCACGCCGAGCGGTTCGGTGGTCGATCTGGAGAGCCTCGCGACACCGGAACGCGTCGAAGCTGCCGACCAGATCAAGCACGTCGACCGCCGACGCGCCGTGACGCTGCAGTTCACGCCACCCCAAGGGTTGCCGCTGCAAGAGGCCATCAACGAGGTTCATACGACCGTTGCGAATCTGCGGGAAGCAGGAGCCATCTCGCCCGATGTCGACATGCAACTGGCCGGTTCGGCCGGGCAGCTTGCTCAGATTCGCCAGGCACTAATGGGGGACGGAACGATCCTAGGAACGCTATTCAGCTCGCTCTTCTTAGCCTTGGTGATCGTTTACCTGTTGATGGTGGTGTTGTTCCAGAGTTGGTCCTATCCGCTGGTGATCATGGTGAGCGTTCCGCTGGCTCTCTTGGGTGGGTTTGCTGGGTTGGCCTTGGTTCATCAGTGGAGCGTCGCCGATCGTTACATGCCGGTCCAGAACATGGACGTCCTCACGATCCTGGGCTTTGTGATCCTGGCCGGGGTGGTGGTGAATAACGCGATTCTGATCGTCTACCAGACGATCAACTTCCTGCAGGGACGAAGTGAAGAGGGGGACGACGTGAGTGATCTGTCGCCACGTGAAGCGATCGCCAAGAGCGTCGAAAGCCGCGTGCGACCGATTCTGATGAGCACGCTGACCTCGGTAGGCGGCATGTTACCGCTGGTGTTGATGCCAGGTTCAGGAAGCGAGCTGTACCGCGGCCTGGGTGCCGTCGTGGTAGGTGGACTGGTCGTCTCGACCGTCTTCACGATGTTCCTGGTGCCGGTGCTGTTAAGTGTTCTGTTCGACATCTGGAAGCCGCAGCAAGTCGAGATGGATGTGTAA
- a CDS encoding efflux RND transporter periplasmic adaptor subunit: MRIILMTLAGLALVVSPALAQMPPTAVRAVPVTRQTVEPHRRFTGSLKAVARGDVAALEDGRVLEVTVREGATVKKDDVIARIDSRRLEAQKGELEAAFGTAEALITQREAELRQANLDMDRSATLIRNNAISKQQHERSETELTIAQAKLATDRRRLDEIRRQLDLIQVRLDDTIVRAPYDGQVIMRHTEPGEWIRAGEPFVTLVSTGQVEAWLEIPERYAGIVSQYAQQVSVHIVGTDRKFVSASAKRVHEVHPRTRTFQFVLTLDAQDAVLAPGMSVEAWLPTGPAQPSLTVPKDAIIRSTGMAYVFKAVENEGQTTAVRTSVKVKFETGSLAVVESPQLAEGDMVVIEGNERLFPGTPIAVSKEPPVGSTTAVNLTTKSR, encoded by the coding sequence ATGCGAATCATCCTGATGACGCTCGCCGGATTGGCGTTGGTGGTTTCTCCCGCGTTGGCTCAGATGCCCCCGACCGCTGTTCGGGCGGTGCCGGTGACCCGGCAGACCGTCGAACCGCATCGCCGTTTCACCGGCAGCTTGAAAGCGGTTGCTCGGGGGGACGTGGCTGCCCTGGAAGATGGCCGTGTGCTGGAGGTCACCGTTCGCGAAGGAGCGACGGTGAAAAAGGATGACGTGATCGCCCGTATTGATTCTCGCCGTCTGGAAGCCCAGAAGGGGGAACTCGAAGCCGCATTCGGAACCGCCGAGGCGTTGATTACCCAGCGGGAAGCGGAGCTTCGCCAGGCGAACCTGGACATGGATCGCTCGGCCACGCTGATTCGCAACAATGCCATTTCCAAACAGCAGCACGAGCGCAGCGAAACCGAACTGACCATTGCCCAGGCCAAGCTGGCCACCGATCGGCGTCGTCTGGACGAGATTCGCCGCCAGTTGGATCTGATTCAAGTGCGTCTGGATGACACGATCGTGCGTGCTCCGTACGACGGCCAGGTGATCATGCGGCACACCGAGCCAGGCGAATGGATTCGGGCAGGCGAGCCGTTCGTCACGCTGGTCTCGACCGGCCAGGTCGAAGCCTGGTTGGAGATTCCCGAACGCTACGCGGGCATCGTCTCGCAGTACGCCCAGCAGGTGTCGGTGCACATTGTGGGGACCGATCGCAAGTTCGTTTCGGCCTCGGCCAAACGCGTGCATGAAGTTCACCCGCGCACGCGAACGTTTCAGTTTGTGCTGACGCTTGATGCCCAGGACGCGGTGCTTGCCCCGGGGATGTCGGTCGAAGCCTGGCTGCCGACTGGGCCTGCCCAGCCATCGTTGACGGTCCCCAAGGATGCCATCATTCGCTCGACCGGGATGGCGTATGTCTTCAAGGCGGTTGAAAACGAAGGCCAGACCACGGCTGTGCGGACTTCGGTGAAAGTGAAATTCGAAACCGGCAGCCTGGCTGTCGTCGAATCGCCTCAGCTGGCCGAAGGAGACATGGTGGTGATCGAAGGAAACGAGCGGCTGTTCCCAGGCACGCCAATCGCGGTTTCGAAGGAACCTCCGGTCGGTTCCACCACGGCCGTGAATCTGACGACGAAGTCTCGCTAA
- a CDS encoding TetR/AcrR family transcriptional regulator: MGNETKNEIIEAGRKAMIAKSYNGVGLNEILTDAGVPKGSFYHFFKSKEELGVAVIEASVVENTEKLRQALTDPKLSPLNRLEQYFIWARDDINSRELRQECLICKLALELSSLSEPLRLAVRQGWDQWRVIMTDCLREAQQAGEIDSSHDPEALAEFIVYSFEGAMIRVQVDNHIRPVNQFLHFVFQVLLKQAG, from the coding sequence GTGGGCAATGAAACGAAAAACGAAATCATCGAGGCAGGCCGTAAGGCGATGATTGCCAAAAGCTACAACGGGGTCGGTTTGAACGAGATTCTGACCGACGCCGGCGTACCCAAGGGCTCGTTCTACCACTTCTTCAAATCGAAAGAAGAGTTGGGGGTGGCGGTCATCGAGGCTTCGGTGGTCGAGAACACCGAAAAACTTCGCCAAGCTTTAACCGACCCGAAGTTAAGCCCCCTAAATAGGTTGGAGCAATACTTCATTTGGGCTCGCGACGATATTAACTCGCGGGAATTGCGGCAGGAATGCTTGATTTGTAAGCTAGCTTTAGAATTGTCTTCCTTGAGCGAACCCCTACGCCTTGCGGTGCGTCAGGGATGGGACCAGTGGCGGGTCATCATGACCGATTGCCTGCGTGAAGCTCAACAGGCAGGTGAGATTGACTCGTCGCACGATCCGGAAGCGCTGGCCGAATTTATTGTTTACTCCTTTGAGGGGGCAATGATTCGCGTTCAGGTAGATAATCACATTCGGCCCGTGAACCAGTTCCTGCATTTTGTCTTCCAAGTATTACTGAAGCAGGCGGGCTGA
- a CDS encoding MarR family winged helix-turn-helix transcriptional regulator: MEETDLIERMLRAIRRVILKTSQYSRSLARNSGLTLPQLLCLRAIRDLSQEQDEVTAAQVSSRVGLAAPTVSRILERMERGQLIERIRNSPDRRRVLIHLTETGKQKLDGIPTPLQEQFVNRLLSLQEDEVRGLVTSLEQVVELMEAADLDAEPVISAEYEPREDRSRLN, translated from the coding sequence ATGGAAGAAACGGACCTCATTGAACGAATGTTGCGGGCCATTCGTCGGGTCATCTTGAAGACTTCCCAGTACTCTCGATCGCTAGCCCGAAACTCGGGCCTGACGCTTCCTCAGCTGTTGTGCTTGCGAGCCATTCGCGACCTGTCGCAGGAACAGGACGAAGTGACCGCCGCCCAGGTTTCCAGCCGCGTAGGTCTTGCCGCTCCCACCGTTTCCCGCATCTTGGAACGCATGGAACGAGGTCAACTCATCGAGCGTATACGCAACAGCCCCGACCGGCGCCGCGTCTTGATTCACTTGACCGAGACGGGCAAACAGAAGCTGGACGGCATTCCAACCCCTTTGCAGGAACAGTTCGTCAATCGCCTCTTGTCGCTGCAGGAAGACGAGGTGCGAGGCCTGGTCACGTCGCTCGAGCAAGTGGTCGAACTGATGGAAGCTGCCGACCTGGATGCCGAACCGGTGATCTCCGCGGAGTATGAACCCCGCGAAGACCGATCACGGCTGAATTAA